Proteins from a single region of Caloramator sp. E03:
- a CDS encoding aconitase X swivel domain-containing protein — MGGTFIKRGDSMAKIFKGRVVLAGNIKGEAVVSHSGVNILASFQKSALKKAKKVICADQNNSELYGKVLTDKIMCLPKTIGSTTGGMVLESVAKLNIAPSAMLFSEHIDSLAAAGVILTDVWVNKRIITIDQLGDEFLEYVKTGQTIEIKEDGTVIVE; from the coding sequence ATGGGTGGCACTTTTATAAAAAGGGGTGATAGCATGGCAAAGATATTTAAAGGAAGAGTAGTACTTGCTGGAAACATAAAAGGTGAGGCTGTTGTAAGCCACAGCGGAGTTAACATCCTCGCCTCCTTCCAAAAAAGCGCACTTAAAAAGGCGAAGAAGGTTATATGCGCCGACCAGAATAATAGCGAGCTTTACGGTAAAGTTCTTACGGATAAAATAATGTGTCTTCCAAAGACAATTGGCTCTACAACCGGCGGTATGGTTTTGGAATCCGTTGCAAAACTCAATATAGCTCCATCTGCAATGCTTTTTTCAGAGCATATAGATTCCCTCGCTGCTGCAGGAGTAATATTAACCGATGTTTGGGTAAACAAAAGAATAATAACGATAGACCAGCTTGGGGATGAATTTTTAGAGTATGTTAAAACAGGACAAACCATTGAAATTAAAGAAGACGGCACTGTAATAGTAGAATAG
- a CDS encoding methyl-accepting chemotaxis protein, with protein sequence MKDMEFMHSRNKLLIKLLWASLGLGVLVDIANKLPLTVILTVLIGGSLICLGITLLVVKKKLTNLIMYFISIALIVFSFMILNASTGSTSFVNIIIIYYAIAIISLYHDYRPIILTSILGLLLTNYSFFAYKTTLFNGVPSKTLISLNLYLILFSTVIIAQSKLGEKMRKEIENDKLQTSISKKKIENILNEVKKSIDILIHFSTKLKENVNAAGQISQDISQAYSQIIKAVDSQASSVNEISESTVKVDGNVDSLLNESSELKNASKEIMLTADEGKTEVKKLSEDMIKLQSIISNTVKLMGELSSTKDEISSILKVISSISDQTNLLALNASIEAARAGEAGRGFAVVATEVLKLAESSKKSTDEIGEILLNLEHKAEDLSKEISLGSEAMNLSIKSREKVDELFKNILNESEKVLGYSNTIDESLRKIKDSSSNVASEIQSIASITEENSAAMEEIMASIDSQEERMRNIMDSFNELEDMTNKLSLIIKE encoded by the coding sequence ATGAAAGACATGGAATTTATGCACAGCAGAAACAAACTCTTAATCAAACTTCTTTGGGCTTCATTAGGTCTTGGAGTCCTTGTTGACATCGCCAACAAGCTTCCACTTACCGTAATCTTGACTGTACTTATTGGAGGCTCCCTTATCTGTCTTGGTATAACGCTTCTTGTCGTTAAAAAGAAACTTACAAATCTTATTATGTATTTTATATCAATCGCCCTTATAGTATTTTCATTTATGATACTTAACGCATCAACTGGTTCCACATCCTTTGTAAATATAATTATAATTTACTATGCCATAGCTATTATTTCTCTTTATCATGATTACAGACCAATAATACTTACATCTATCCTTGGACTGCTTCTTACAAACTATTCCTTCTTTGCATACAAAACAACTTTATTCAATGGAGTACCATCAAAAACCTTAATTTCACTTAATCTATACCTAATACTGTTTAGTACAGTTATAATCGCCCAAAGCAAACTTGGGGAAAAGATGAGGAAGGAAATAGAAAATGACAAATTGCAAACTTCAATATCAAAGAAGAAAATAGAAAATATCTTAAATGAAGTTAAAAAAAGCATAGATATACTCATTCACTTTAGCACAAAACTTAAAGAAAACGTAAATGCAGCAGGACAAATATCACAGGATATTTCACAGGCTTACTCACAGATAATTAAAGCCGTTGATTCACAAGCGTCAAGCGTTAATGAAATAAGCGAATCTACTGTCAAAGTTGATGGAAATGTTGATTCACTCCTTAATGAATCATCAGAATTAAAAAATGCATCAAAGGAAATAATGTTAACCGCTGATGAAGGAAAAACAGAGGTTAAAAAGCTCTCTGAAGATATGATAAAACTTCAGAGCATAATATCAAACACAGTAAAATTAATGGGAGAGCTTAGCAGCACAAAGGACGAAATATCTTCCATACTTAAGGTTATAAGCTCAATATCCGACCAAACAAACCTTCTTGCACTTAATGCATCTATTGAAGCTGCAAGGGCGGGAGAAGCTGGACGCGGCTTTGCAGTTGTTGCAACCGAAGTATTAAAACTCGCCGAAAGTTCTAAAAAATCAACCGATGAAATTGGAGAAATATTACTAAATCTCGAGCATAAAGCTGAAGATTTATCAAAGGAAATATCCCTCGGAAGCGAGGCTATGAATCTTAGCATAAAATCGAGGGAAAAGGTTGATGAATTATTTAAAAACATACTAAATGAAAGCGAAAAAGTTCTTGGATATTCAAACACAATAGATGAAAGTCTAAGGAAAATAAAGGATTCTTCCTCTAATGTTGCAAGCGAAATCCAGTCAATTGCATCTATAACCGAAGAAAACTCCGCCGCTATGGAAGAAATTATGGCAAGCATAGATTCTCAGGAGGAGAGAATGAGAAATATTATGGACAGCTTTAATGAACTTGAGGATATGACAAATAAATTAAGTTTAATTATTAAGGAATAA
- a CDS encoding CapA family protein translates to MVKGEDNDSIEENAQKTDTTVTQVVEDKNKDEVEIIISAAGDCALGRDEKSSFSGSFDDEFIKQKKDYKYFFKNVREIFEKDDLTIVNLEGTLTNETKRSEKQFAFKGSPLYVNILKEGSIEAVNLSNNHTYDYLEKGFKDTVESLKNGKILYFGMNRRDLIKVKGINIGLLGYKGWTYNNFVKKTIKNDIKYLKSKDAQLIIVSFHWGDEGKYYPNNIQKSLGKYTIDSGADLILGHHPHVVQGIENYKGKKIIYSLGNFCFGGNKNPSDKDSFIYQQRFKFSKGKLVDSKEYSIIPVSVSSVSYRNNYQPTPLKGSDAQRVLSRIKYYSNIK, encoded by the coding sequence ATTGTAAAAGGTGAAGATAATGATTCAATAGAGGAAAATGCACAAAAGACTGATACCACGGTTACACAGGTTGTAGAGGATAAGAATAAGGATGAAGTTGAGATTATTATAAGTGCTGCTGGGGACTGTGCTTTAGGAAGGGATGAAAAAAGCAGTTTTTCTGGTTCCTTTGATGATGAATTTATAAAGCAGAAGAAAGACTATAAATATTTTTTTAAAAACGTAAGGGAAATTTTTGAAAAGGATGATTTGACGATAGTAAATTTGGAGGGTACACTAACTAATGAAACTAAAAGGTCAGAAAAGCAGTTTGCTTTTAAAGGCTCTCCTTTATATGTAAACATATTAAAAGAAGGAAGTATAGAAGCTGTTAATCTTTCAAATAATCATACCTATGATTATTTAGAAAAAGGATTTAAGGATACAGTAGAGAGCCTTAAAAATGGTAAAATACTTTATTTTGGAATGAATAGAAGAGACTTAATAAAAGTTAAAGGAATTAATATTGGGCTTTTAGGATATAAAGGATGGACGTATAACAATTTCGTGAAAAAAACAATAAAAAATGATATAAAATATTTAAAATCAAAGGATGCACAGCTTATAATAGTTAGTTTTCACTGGGGAGATGAAGGTAAATATTATCCAAATAATATTCAAAAGAGTTTAGGAAAATATACAATAGATTCTGGGGCTGATTTGATACTTGGCCATCATCCCCATGTAGTTCAGGGTATAGAAAATTATAAGGGTAAAAAAATAATATACAGCCTTGGTAATTTCTGTTTTGGAGGAAATAAAAACCCATCAGATAAGGATTCCTTTATATATCAGCAAAGATTCAAATTTTCAAAGGGAAAGTTAGTTGATAGTAAGGAATACAGTATAATACCTGTATCTGTTTCATCTGTTAGTTATAGAAACAACTACCAGCCAACACCCCTTAAGGGCAGTGATGCACAAAGGGTATTAAGCAGGATAAAATATTACAGCAATATTAAATAG
- a CDS encoding THUMP domain-containing class I SAM-dependent RNA methyltransferase → MYDIVVTTAFGIESVTSRELKNLGFEDLKVENGKITLKGNDEDIARLNIFLRTGDRVYIKLKEFTALSFEDLFQGTLSINFGDFLPENAKMHVIGKSIKSKLFSVSDCQAIVKKAVVESMKKKYKKTWFSEDGPTYKIEVALLKDVATISLDTSGIGLHKRGYRIEAGEAPLKETLAAAMVLLSRWKSDRLLIDPFCGSGTILIEAALIGKNIAPGMNRSFDAENWCHIDKKVWDLMRERARSEINNEQFKILGQDIDGRVLKTARENIKRAGVEDFVFVQKLPMEKLSTKKKNGVIICNPPYGERIGQIREVEKLYKRMGEVFQNLEGWSYFILTSHLEFERLFGRKADKNRKLYNGKILCYLYQYFSQ, encoded by the coding sequence ATGTATGATATTGTAGTAACAACGGCCTTTGGAATAGAATCGGTAACAAGCAGGGAGCTTAAAAATCTTGGATTTGAGGATTTAAAAGTTGAAAACGGTAAGATAACTTTAAAAGGAAATGATGAGGATATTGCAAGACTTAATATATTCCTTAGAACTGGGGACAGGGTTTATATAAAATTAAAGGAATTTACTGCATTAAGCTTTGAGGATTTGTTTCAGGGAACTTTATCTATAAACTTTGGGGATTTTCTTCCTGAGAATGCAAAGATGCATGTTATAGGCAAATCAATAAAGTCAAAGCTTTTCAGCGTTTCGGACTGTCAGGCGATTGTTAAAAAAGCTGTTGTGGAATCTATGAAAAAAAAGTATAAAAAGACCTGGTTTTCAGAGGATGGCCCTACATATAAAATAGAGGTGGCACTATTAAAGGATGTTGCAACTATAAGCCTTGACACATCGGGGATTGGCCTTCATAAAAGAGGGTATAGGATTGAGGCAGGGGAGGCACCCTTAAAGGAAACCCTTGCTGCTGCAATGGTACTTTTAAGCAGGTGGAAAAGTGACAGACTTTTAATAGATCCATTTTGCGGCTCTGGGACTATATTAATTGAAGCGGCACTTATTGGGAAAAACATTGCCCCAGGGATGAACAGAAGCTTTGATGCTGAAAATTGGTGCCATATTGATAAAAAGGTTTGGGATTTAATGCGTGAGAGGGCAAGAAGTGAGATTAATAATGAGCAGTTTAAAATTTTAGGGCAGGATATAGACGGAAGGGTTTTAAAGACGGCGAGGGAAAACATAAAAAGGGCAGGTGTTGAAGATTTTGTATTTGTTCAAAAGCTTCCTATGGAAAAGCTTTCTACAAAGAAGAAAAATGGAGTTATAATATGCAACCCTCCTTATGGAGAGAGGATAGGACAGATTAGGGAAGTTGAAAAGCTCTATAAAAGGATGGGAGAAGTGTTTCAAAACCTTGAAGGCTGGTCCTATTTTATACTCACAAGCCACTTAGAATTTGAAAGGCTCTTTGGAAGAAAGGCGGATAAAAACAGAAAGCTCTATAACGGCAAAATACTTTGTTACCTTTATCAGTATTTTTCACAATAG
- a CDS encoding aconitase X yields MDYKMHLTPKEIEILEGKHGETLKKALKSVVLYGETFGAEELVDITGPVHLVTSFGIPILEPVFDMMEELISEGFFTKEKFTVDPRPIDYENVKANLLEKIVFKIMYGKQKEYENQLNRVGLKDNNAFTCTCYLPEVGNIPKRGDILSWAESSAVVYANSVIGARTNRNSGIIELLSGIVGKTPKFGFLTDEGRRAKWLIELKTSYLPNPQVLGSAIGMKVMEDVPYIAGLDRFLGNNLSDDVKDYLKDMGAASASNGAVGLYHVENLTPEAVDYKRELLVKDYNTYIIDDSEIERIIKSYPVMWKNEDDKPSLCFIGCPHLSLNQLKYWTEKISKELEKRENKKLKVNTILCAAPDVIEEFKKDSKNYEKLISSGAKLTYICPLMYMNNPLCSKKAVITNSNKLRTYSTARFYTDDEILNYIF; encoded by the coding sequence ATGGATTACAAAATGCATCTTACTCCAAAAGAAATTGAAATTCTTGAGGGTAAGCATGGAGAAACTCTTAAAAAGGCTCTAAAATCAGTTGTTCTCTATGGTGAAACCTTTGGAGCAGAGGAATTAGTTGATATCACAGGTCCTGTACATCTTGTTACATCCTTTGGTATACCTATATTAGAGCCGGTTTTTGATATGATGGAGGAGCTTATTAGTGAAGGTTTTTTTACAAAGGAAAAGTTTACCGTTGATCCAAGGCCAATAGACTATGAAAACGTTAAAGCCAATTTGCTTGAAAAAATAGTATTTAAAATAATGTACGGAAAACAGAAGGAATATGAAAACCAGCTAAACAGGGTTGGACTTAAAGATAACAATGCCTTCACCTGCACCTGCTATCTTCCTGAAGTAGGCAATATTCCAAAGCGCGGGGATATATTATCTTGGGCTGAATCCTCCGCCGTTGTATATGCAAATTCTGTTATAGGTGCAAGGACAAATAGAAACTCAGGCATTATAGAGCTTTTATCTGGAATTGTGGGGAAAACTCCAAAATTCGGTTTTTTAACCGATGAAGGAAGGCGTGCTAAATGGCTGATTGAACTTAAGACAAGCTATCTTCCAAATCCTCAGGTTTTAGGAAGCGCAATAGGAATGAAGGTTATGGAGGATGTTCCCTATATAGCAGGACTTGACAGGTTTCTTGGAAATAATCTTTCGGATGATGTTAAGGACTACCTTAAGGATATGGGAGCTGCCAGCGCATCAAACGGGGCAGTAGGGCTTTACCATGTAGAAAACTTAACCCCTGAGGCGGTTGACTATAAAAGAGAACTTCTTGTAAAGGACTACAATACCTATATAATCGATGACTCTGAAATAGAAAGAATAATAAAATCCTACCCTGTTATGTGGAAAAATGAAGATGATAAGCCGAGCTTATGCTTTATAGGATGTCCTCATTTATCCCTAAATCAACTGAAATACTGGACGGAAAAAATATCAAAGGAACTTGAAAAAAGGGAAAACAAAAAATTAAAAGTAAACACAATACTTTGCGCTGCCCCGGATGTTATTGAAGAATTTAAGAAGGATTCTAAAAATTATGAGAAGCTTATATCATCAGGAGCAAAGCTTACATATATTTGTCCCCTTATGTATATGAACAACCCATTATGCTCAAAAAAAGCTGTAATAACAAATTCCAATAAGCTAAGAACCTATTCAACAGCAAGATTTTATACCGATGATGAGATACTTAACTATATTTTTTGA
- a CDS encoding FAD-dependent oxidoreductase, giving the protein MEYKKLFEPENIGKCKIKNRIIMAPMGNINMADPIGRPSLKMIEYFGERAKGGTGLLITGLIPVSYGIDPTVSEDNDTTYFPRIDGSSRTRLSGWRDLTAKVHSFDSKIFIQLTAGLGRVGSPEPALKGKILKSASINKNFYVPQLPHFPFTDRQIKKIVKSFGQSAVNAKVCGFDGVQLHGHEGYLMDQLTSNPWNRRRFGRYSNKFQFAIDVVREIKKRCGEDFPIIYRVDLTQALKESYGDEIFKKNFKGMERTIEEGLEFCKALYKAGVDAFDVDKGCYDNWFFPHPPAYFDDIPYVKEIAGTLKEYFKKEGISAKVIAVGKLGKPEIAEDVLDKGYADFVMLGRPLLSDPYWPQKVSEGREKEINHCIGDQEGCIQSFILGGHPCCSVNPYTGFEDCKKIEKASVKKKVAIVGGGPGGCEAAKTAFLRGHEVTLFEKDNMLGGQLIAGSKMKIKHDVERYINNLNYQMNLLKEKGLDIRLGCEVKKEDLIGKYDVIICANGLSPFMPQIDGMDKIRYIEAREFLKNDMNIPKDVKKVTVIGGGVVGCELAYSLSYEKNVDVTVVEMLPNLMTGVVHSNRSMLLWLMMGLGSPTGKKEDILKNPIKAYTSSKVVKFEENKVYINANRKRKDPYTPWHTLVPENIHNPFDKKLDPNDVEEIIIDTDYVIFSTGGRAKDTLYYELLKEKGAKEIYAIGDAKTPGRAWEAITSANEVARFI; this is encoded by the coding sequence ATGGAATATAAAAAGCTTTTCGAACCCGAGAACATAGGAAAGTGCAAAATCAAAAACAGAATTATAATGGCACCTATGGGCAACATAAACATGGCAGACCCTATAGGAAGGCCTTCACTAAAGATGATTGAATACTTTGGAGAAAGGGCAAAGGGAGGAACAGGGCTTTTGATTACAGGTCTTATTCCTGTATCCTATGGTATCGACCCTACAGTTTCCGAGGATAACGATACTACTTATTTTCCAAGAATAGACGGCTCATCAAGGACAAGGCTCTCTGGATGGAGGGATTTAACAGCTAAAGTTCACTCCTTTGATTCAAAGATTTTTATACAGCTTACAGCAGGACTTGGAAGAGTAGGCTCTCCTGAACCTGCACTTAAAGGCAAAATACTAAAATCTGCATCTATAAATAAAAACTTTTATGTCCCACAGCTGCCCCACTTCCCCTTTACCGACAGACAGATTAAAAAAATAGTTAAAAGTTTTGGTCAGTCGGCAGTAAATGCAAAGGTATGCGGCTTTGACGGGGTGCAGCTTCACGGCCACGAAGGATATCTTATGGACCAGCTTACCTCAAACCCTTGGAACAGAAGAAGATTTGGAAGGTACAGCAACAAGTTTCAATTTGCAATTGATGTAGTAAGGGAAATTAAAAAAAGATGCGGAGAGGATTTCCCAATAATATACAGAGTAGACTTAACCCAGGCTCTAAAAGAATCCTACGGTGATGAAATATTTAAGAAAAACTTTAAAGGAATGGAGAGAACAATAGAAGAAGGATTAGAGTTCTGTAAGGCTCTTTATAAAGCAGGGGTTGATGCCTTTGACGTTGATAAGGGATGCTATGATAACTGGTTCTTTCCTCACCCTCCAGCTTATTTTGACGACATACCCTATGTAAAGGAAATAGCAGGAACACTAAAGGAATACTTTAAAAAAGAAGGAATAAGTGCAAAGGTTATTGCTGTTGGAAAGCTTGGAAAGCCAGAAATTGCTGAGGATGTTTTAGATAAAGGCTATGCAGACTTTGTAATGCTCGGCCGTCCACTTCTCTCTGACCCCTACTGGCCTCAAAAGGTTTCTGAGGGAAGAGAAAAGGAAATAAACCACTGCATAGGAGATCAGGAGGGCTGTATACAGTCCTTTATATTAGGAGGACACCCATGCTGTAGTGTTAACCCCTACACTGGATTTGAAGATTGCAAAAAAATTGAAAAGGCATCTGTAAAAAAGAAGGTTGCAATAGTTGGTGGAGGGCCTGGAGGATGCGAGGCTGCTAAGACTGCCTTTTTAAGGGGACACGAGGTTACTTTGTTCGAAAAGGATAATATGCTCGGCGGACAGCTTATAGCAGGCTCAAAAATGAAGATTAAACATGATGTTGAAAGATATATCAATAACCTTAATTATCAGATGAACCTCCTTAAAGAAAAGGGACTTGATATAAGACTTGGCTGTGAGGTTAAAAAAGAGGATTTAATTGGAAAATACGATGTTATAATATGTGCCAATGGGCTTTCACCCTTTATGCCACAAATTGATGGAATGGATAAAATAAGGTATATTGAGGCAAGGGAGTTTCTTAAAAATGATATGAATATCCCAAAGGATGTTAAAAAAGTTACCGTAATAGGAGGAGGGGTTGTAGGATGCGAGCTTGCCTATTCCCTATCCTATGAAAAAAATGTTGATGTAACTGTTGTTGAAATGCTCCCAAACCTTATGACAGGAGTTGTACACTCTAACCGTTCAATGCTTCTTTGGCTTATGATGGGGCTTGGCTCCCCTACAGGAAAAAAAGAAGATATTCTTAAAAATCCAATAAAAGCTTACACATCATCAAAGGTTGTAAAATTTGAAGAAAACAAAGTATATATAAACGCAAACAGAAAAAGAAAGGATCCATATACTCCTTGGCATACATTAGTTCCTGAAAACATACACAATCCCTTTGACAAAAAGCTTGATCCTAACGATGTTGAAGAAATAATAATAGATACAGATTATGTTATCTTCTCAACAGGAGGAAGGGCAAAGGACACACTATACTACGAGCTTTTAAAAGAAAAAGGTGCAAAGGAGATTTACGCCATTGGAGATGCTAAAACCCCCGGCAGGGCATGGGAAGCAATAACCTCCGCCAACGAGGTCGCACGATTTATATAG